A single window of Desulfovibrio sp. G11 DNA harbors:
- the rpsK gene encoding 30S ribosomal protein S11 translates to MARPKKVVKKKEKKSVPVGIAHIQASFNNTIITFTDTRGNAVSWASSGQSGFKGSRKSTPFAAQVAAETAARKAQDNGMRTVGIYVQGPGSGREAAMRAISAAGMKVAFIRDVTPIPHNGCRPPKRRRV, encoded by the coding sequence ATGGCCAGACCCAAAAAAGTGGTCAAGAAAAAGGAAAAGAAAAGCGTGCCGGTGGGCATTGCCCACATCCAGGCTTCGTTTAATAATACCATTATTACTTTTACGGATACGCGCGGAAACGCTGTTTCCTGGGCCTCTTCGGGCCAGAGCGGCTTCAAGGGGTCGCGCAAGTCTACGCCTTTCGCCGCTCAGGTGGCTGCCGAAACAGCCGCCCGCAAGGCACAGGACAACGGCATGCGCACTGTCGGCATCTATGTGCAGGGTCCCGGTTCCGGCCGTGAAGCTGCCATGCGCGCCATTTCGGCCGCCGGCATGAAGGTTGCCTTCATTCGTGATGTCACGCCCATTCCGCACAACGGTTGCCGGCCGCCCAAGCGCCGCCGCGTCTAA
- a CDS encoding IS30 family transposase: protein MGYAHLAREERYYICQAVKSGTSLRAIAKAIGRSVSTVSRELARNTGARGYRYRQAHKRSQKRQTSKGKKRIGLEVWTYVEQCLHQDFSPEQISGVLKRKGFALSHEWIYQYILADKKRGGTLHSHLRCQRKRKRRYGKPDRRGQIKGRISIDIRPSIVAERSRLGDWEADTVEGSKGGPVLVTLAERKSRLFLFGKAPNKSASEVRRVIEGLLTPIKDFVQTITYDNGKEFSYHADVSATLEAQGFFAHPYHSWERGLNENSNGLLRQYFPKGVSLASVTQDEIIAAMCRLNWRPRKCLGFKTPYEVFLEDANTQGLGVAL from the coding sequence ATGGGCTATGCACACCTTGCCAGGGAAGAACGGTACTACATCTGCCAGGCAGTGAAAAGTGGAACGTCACTGAGGGCCATAGCCAAAGCGATAGGCCGTAGCGTCTCAACTGTAAGCCGCGAACTTGCGCGAAATACCGGGGCGCGTGGCTACCGCTACAGGCAGGCACACAAGCGCAGTCAGAAAAGGCAGACCAGTAAAGGGAAGAAGCGCATTGGCCTTGAGGTATGGACGTATGTTGAACAGTGTCTGCACCAGGACTTCAGTCCGGAGCAAATCTCTGGAGTTCTCAAACGCAAAGGTTTTGCCCTCAGTCATGAATGGATTTACCAGTACATTCTGGCGGACAAAAAACGAGGAGGAACGCTGCACAGCCATTTGCGCTGCCAGCGCAAACGCAAACGACGATATGGCAAACCCGACAGACGAGGTCAAATCAAGGGGCGTATCAGCATAGACATACGCCCGTCCATTGTTGCCGAGCGCTCACGCCTTGGTGATTGGGAGGCTGATACCGTTGAAGGCAGTAAAGGAGGCCCCGTTTTGGTGACACTTGCAGAGCGTAAAAGTCGTCTTTTCCTGTTTGGCAAGGCTCCCAACAAAAGCGCCAGCGAAGTAAGGCGGGTCATTGAAGGACTCTTGACACCCATTAAGGACTTTGTTCAGACTATTACCTATGATAACGGCAAGGAGTTCAGCTACCATGCCGATGTGTCAGCTACACTCGAGGCTCAGGGATTTTTTGCGCACCCCTACCATTCGTGGGAGCGTGGCTTGAACGAGAACTCCAATGGCCTTCTACGCCAATACTTCCCCAAGGGGGTAAGCTTGGCATCGGTCACGCAAGATGAGATCATAGCGGCAATGTGCCGCTTGAACTGGCGGCCTAGAAAATGCCTTGGGTTTAAGACACCCTATGAAGTTTTTTTAGAAGACGCCAATACCCAAGGACTGGGTGTTGCACTTTGA
- the selD gene encoding selenide, water dikinase SelD translates to MKLLEKARAAGUAAKLAPGALERLLHGLPLGTRPDLEARVLAGRARNEDAVVLTVPPGRAIVQTVDILAPIVNDGFHFGRIAAANALSDVYAMGGEPWSAMNVAFFPQALAEEDPDGILASILRGGLEAMNEAGAVLAGGHTVQDEELKYGLAVTGIIDPDHMARNDGLQPGQKLLLTKPLGTGVLATGVKAGWDGADQSEAELIRWCSRLNSVGGAVIRTLRLAAATDITGFGLGGHALEMALASGVCVVFETEALPLMPRALEYARDGLIPAGSHLNRKHCACSSLVEKGVDEALESLAFDAQTSGGLLLAVPPDQVDEACALLHAGGDLACLVGEVAEPRPDGKALVLR, encoded by the coding sequence ATGAAGCTTCTGGAAAAAGCTCGCGCTGCCGGCTGAGCCGCAAAACTTGCTCCAGGGGCCCTGGAGCGGCTTTTGCATGGACTGCCGCTAGGCACCCGGCCGGATCTCGAAGCCCGTGTGCTGGCAGGCCGCGCCCGCAATGAAGATGCGGTGGTGCTTACCGTGCCGCCCGGTCGCGCCATTGTGCAGACCGTAGATATACTTGCGCCCATTGTTAATGACGGCTTTCACTTTGGCCGTATAGCTGCGGCCAATGCGCTTTCAGACGTGTACGCCATGGGCGGTGAGCCGTGGAGTGCCATGAACGTTGCTTTTTTTCCGCAGGCTCTGGCCGAAGAGGACCCTGACGGCATTCTTGCAAGCATCCTTCGTGGCGGTCTTGAGGCCATGAATGAGGCCGGAGCCGTGCTGGCCGGAGGCCATACGGTTCAGGACGAAGAGCTGAAGTACGGCCTTGCCGTCACAGGCATTATTGATCCGGATCACATGGCGCGTAATGACGGCCTGCAGCCCGGGCAAAAGCTTCTGCTGACGAAGCCGCTGGGTACAGGTGTACTGGCTACCGGGGTCAAGGCCGGGTGGGACGGCGCGGACCAAAGCGAAGCGGAGCTTATACGCTGGTGTTCACGCCTTAACAGTGTGGGCGGTGCGGTCATTCGTACGCTCAGGCTTGCTGCGGCCACGGATATTACCGGCTTCGGCCTGGGGGGCCACGCCCTCGAGATGGCGCTGGCGTCCGGCGTGTGTGTGGTTTTTGAAACCGAAGCCTTGCCGCTCATGCCGCGTGCCCTGGAGTATGCGCGCGACGGCCTTATTCCCGCTGGCAGCCACCTTAACCGCAAGCATTGCGCCTGTTCTTCCCTGGTGGAGAAAGGCGTGGATGAAGCGCTGGAAAGTCTGGCCTTTGATGCCCAGACGTCGGGGGGGCTGCTGCTTGCCGTGCCTCCGGATCAGGTGGATGAGGCGTGCGCCCTGCTGCATGCCGGCGGTGACCTTGCCTGTCTTGTGGGCGAGGTTGCAGAGCCGAGGCCGGACGGCAAGGCACTGGTACTGCGCTGA
- the secY gene encoding preprotein translocase subunit SecY, with translation MAVGTANTVAGQPSLFKRLGWTFLILCCYRIGVHVPIPGVDASALASFFQSMQGTLFSLFDMFSGGGLSNVSVFALGVMPYISASIIMQLLQVISPDVKRMAKEEGQAGRRKLTQYTRYLTVLITLVQGLGIAVGLENMTSPAGTPVVLNPGWQFRMVTMTTFTAGSVLVMWLGEQITERGIGNGISLIIFCGIVVGIPRGIIQSVALIQAGDMSIFMAVVIVVFMAAVLVAIVFVERSQRRIPISYAKRQVGRKMYGGQNSHLPLRLNTAGVIPPIFASSLLLFPATIGQFSSNEYVKHAAELFSPQGVAYNVLYVALMFFFCYFYTAIIFDPKDMAENLKKNGGFIPGIRPGEKTQEYIDTVLTRLTLSGATYISIVCLLPMLLISNFNVPFFFGGTSLLILVGVAMDFMNQVESHMISSQYQGLMAKARKSGRL, from the coding sequence GCCCTTGCTTCTTTTTTTCAAAGCATGCAGGGGACGCTGTTCAGCCTTTTTGACATGTTCTCCGGCGGTGGCCTGTCCAACGTTTCCGTCTTTGCCCTGGGCGTCATGCCGTATATTTCGGCCAGCATCATCATGCAGCTGCTCCAGGTCATCAGCCCGGACGTGAAGCGCATGGCAAAGGAAGAGGGGCAGGCCGGGCGGCGCAAGCTCACCCAGTACACCCGCTACCTTACCGTGCTCATCACTCTGGTGCAGGGCCTGGGCATCGCCGTAGGCCTTGAGAACATGACAAGCCCTGCAGGTACGCCCGTGGTGCTTAACCCGGGCTGGCAGTTCCGCATGGTGACCATGACCACGTTTACCGCCGGTTCGGTGCTGGTTATGTGGCTTGGCGAACAGATTACGGAACGCGGCATCGGTAACGGCATTTCGCTGATCATTTTCTGCGGTATCGTTGTGGGCATCCCCCGTGGGATCATTCAGTCCGTGGCGCTTATACAGGCTGGGGACATGAGCATTTTCATGGCAGTGGTCATCGTGGTCTTCATGGCTGCAGTGCTTGTGGCCATTGTTTTTGTGGAACGGTCGCAGCGGCGTATACCCATAAGTTATGCCAAGCGGCAGGTGGGCCGTAAAATGTACGGCGGGCAGAACTCGCATCTGCCCCTGCGTCTCAATACGGCTGGCGTTATTCCGCCTATTTTCGCCTCTTCATTGCTGCTTTTTCCGGCCACCATCGGCCAGTTTTCCAGCAATGAGTATGTAAAGCATGCGGCCGAGCTGTTCTCTCCCCAGGGCGTGGCTTACAACGTGCTTTATGTGGCCCTCATGTTCTTCTTCTGTTACTTCTATACTGCCATCATCTTTGATCCCAAGGATATGGCTGAAAACCTCAAGAAGAACGGCGGCTTTATCCCCGGCATACGTCCCGGCGAAAAGACACAGGAATATATTGATACTGTACTGACGCGGCTGACCCTTTCGGGGGCCACCTATATTTCCATCGTATGTCTTCTGCCCATGTTGCTCATCAGCAATTTTAACGTGCCGTTCTTCTTTGGTGGTACGAGCTTGCTGATTCTTGTGGGCGTGGCTATGGACTTTATGAATCAGGTGGAATCGCATATGATTTCCAGCCAGTATCAGGGCCTGATGGCCAAGGCGCGCAAAAGCGGCCGGCTGTAA
- a CDS encoding SDR family oxidoreductase, whose protein sequence is MNINAQTILVTGANGGIGKALINAFLAAGAKKIYACARDTASLEHLRNNEKILPVQLDISKPAAIENVVAACGDTTILVNNAGMGGSGLLGAPQAARAEMEVNYFGTLAMCSAFAPVLGNNGGGCIVNIISVIGLVNMPSIGTYCASKAALHSLTQGLRGVLAGQKTTVIGVYPGPVDTRMTDGLEMPKARPEAVALEILEGMKNGTEDIYPDAFARSIQKGLAADPKKVERELSEY, encoded by the coding sequence ATGAATATCAATGCACAGACCATTCTTGTCACAGGCGCCAACGGCGGCATTGGCAAGGCGCTGATCAACGCCTTTCTGGCAGCCGGAGCCAAAAAGATTTATGCCTGCGCCCGCGATACGGCATCACTGGAGCACTTGCGGAATAACGAAAAAATCCTACCTGTCCAACTCGATATCTCCAAGCCCGCCGCCATTGAAAATGTCGTTGCCGCATGCGGCGACACTACTATCCTGGTGAACAATGCGGGCATGGGCGGCAGCGGCCTGCTCGGCGCCCCCCAGGCGGCGCGGGCCGAAATGGAGGTCAACTACTTCGGTACACTGGCCATGTGCTCTGCTTTCGCGCCGGTTCTGGGCAACAATGGCGGCGGTTGCATAGTAAACATCATTTCTGTCATCGGCCTGGTAAATATGCCCTCCATCGGCACCTACTGCGCCTCAAAGGCAGCCCTGCATTCACTTACCCAGGGGCTGCGCGGTGTACTGGCCGGACAAAAAACGACTGTCATCGGCGTATACCCAGGTCCTGTCGATACACGCATGACTGACGGTCTTGAAATGCCCAAGGCCCGCCCTGAAGCTGTCGCGCTGGAAATTCTCGAAGGCATGAAAAACGGCACCGAGGACATCTACCCTGATGCGTTTGCCAGGAGCATTCAGAAAGGCCTCGCCGCTGATCCCAAAAAAGTGGAGCGGGAACTGTCGGAATACTAG
- the rpmJ gene encoding 50S ribosomal protein L36, producing the protein MKVRPSVKKICPKCKVIRRKGVLRVICENPRHKQRQG; encoded by the coding sequence ATGAAAGTAAGACCTTCCGTCAAGAAAATATGCCCCAAGTGTAAGGTTATCCGGCGCAAGGGAGTGCTTCGAGTTATCTGCGAAAACCCCCGGCACAAGCAGCGCCAGGGCTAG
- the rpsM gene encoding 30S ribosomal protein S13: MARIAGVDLPRGKRVDIALTYIYGIGRTTAMKILDTTGVNWERSIDDLSADEVNEIRKELEQHYKVEGDLRREVSSNIKRLMDIGCYRGLRHRRGLPVHGQRTHTNARTRKGPRRGAVGKKK; encoded by the coding sequence GTGGCGAGAATAGCAGGTGTTGATTTGCCTCGCGGCAAAAGGGTGGACATTGCGCTCACCTATATTTATGGCATCGGCCGCACCACGGCCATGAAAATTCTGGACACCACCGGCGTCAACTGGGAGCGTAGTATCGACGATCTCTCTGCTGACGAAGTGAACGAGATCCGTAAGGAACTCGAGCAGCACTACAAGGTGGAAGGCGATCTTCGCCGTGAAGTATCCAGCAATATTAAGCGCCTTATGGACATTGGCTGCTACCGTGGCCTTCGTCACCGTCGCGGCCTGCCCGTGCATGGCCAGCGCACCCATACCAACGCGCGTACCCGCAAGGGTCCCCGTCGCGGAGCCGTGGGCAAAAAGAAGTAG
- a CDS encoding DNA-directed RNA polymerase subunit alpha, translating into MLIKQGERLINARNWSELVKPDQILREEETASGTHGKFVCEPLERGYGTTIGNAMRRVLLASLQGAAFVSVKIIGVQHEFTTIHGVLEDITDVILNIKQVRLRMDTEEPQRLTLRVERKGPVTAADIVANQHVEVLNPDLHIATLTEDVVLEMELEVRMGKGYVPADMHEGLADEIGLIKLDSSFSPVRKVAYTVEQARVGQMTNYDRLLLEVWTDGSLTPEDAIAYSAKIIKDQISVFINFDERVSGDMRNGSGESGEVNEHLFKSIDDLELSVRATNCLRSANIGLVGELVQRTEAEMLKTKNFGRKSLDEIKGVLLGMGLDFGMKVDSFDKKYQEWKRKQQNEA; encoded by the coding sequence ATGCTTATCAAACAGGGCGAACGCCTTATCAATGCGCGCAATTGGTCCGAGCTTGTCAAGCCCGACCAGATTTTGCGCGAAGAAGAGACGGCCAGCGGCACGCACGGCAAGTTTGTCTGCGAGCCTTTGGAGCGGGGCTACGGCACCACCATCGGCAATGCCATGCGGCGCGTCCTTCTGGCCTCCCTTCAGGGGGCGGCCTTTGTGTCGGTGAAAATCATCGGCGTACAGCACGAGTTCACCACCATCCATGGCGTGCTGGAAGACATCACTGATGTCATCCTGAACATCAAGCAGGTTCGACTGCGCATGGATACGGAAGAACCCCAGCGTCTGACCCTGCGCGTTGAGCGCAAGGGACCGGTGACGGCGGCCGACATTGTGGCCAATCAGCACGTTGAAGTGCTTAACCCTGATCTGCACATCGCCACTCTTACCGAAGACGTGGTGCTGGAGATGGAGTTGGAGGTCCGCATGGGCAAGGGCTATGTGCCCGCCGACATGCACGAGGGCCTGGCCGATGAAATCGGCCTCATCAAGCTGGATTCCAGCTTTTCCCCGGTGCGCAAGGTCGCCTATACGGTGGAACAGGCCCGCGTGGGCCAGATGACCAACTATGACCGTCTTCTGCTTGAAGTGTGGACCGACGGCTCGCTGACGCCTGAAGATGCCATTGCTTACAGCGCCAAGATCATCAAGGATCAGATATCCGTATTCATCAACTTTGATGAACGTGTATCCGGCGACATGCGCAACGGCAGCGGCGAAAGCGGAGAAGTGAACGAACATCTGTTCAAAAGCATTGACGATCTTGAGCTTTCCGTTCGTGCCACCAACTGCCTGCGCAGCGCCAATATCGGCCTTGTGGGTGAACTGGTGCAGCGTACTGAAGCCGAGATGCTCAAGACCAAGAATTTCGGCCGCAAATCGCTGGACGAAATTAAGGGTGTGCTTTTGGGCATGGGGCTTGACTTCGGCATGAAGGTCGACTCCTTCGACAAAAAATATCAGGAATGGAAAAGGAAGCAGCAAAATGAGGCATAG
- the map gene encoding type I methionyl aminopeptidase, translating to MKKYHGAYIKNEREIGCLREANRMVANVLDAVGDMVAPGLPTMRLEELARDMCADYKVKPAFLGYCGYPYALCCSVNEQVVHGFPSGRLLEEGDIVSVDMGVVFEGFVGDAARTFPVGKVSDEARKLMRITEESLYVGIEQARAGNDVYNIGAAVQDYVEAAGFNVVRRFVGHGVGAKMHEKPEVPNFRPGMRGLTLQNGMVIAIEPMVTMGTYEVDILDDQWTAVTRDGLWAAHFEHSVAITPSGPQILSISDRGLNRHTIEG from the coding sequence ATGAAGAAATATCACGGCGCGTACATCAAGAATGAGCGTGAAATCGGCTGCCTGCGCGAAGCTAACCGCATGGTCGCCAACGTTCTTGATGCCGTGGGCGACATGGTGGCTCCCGGCCTTCCCACTATGCGCCTTGAAGAGCTGGCGCGCGATATGTGCGCCGATTACAAGGTCAAACCGGCCTTTTTGGGCTACTGCGGCTATCCATATGCCCTGTGCTGCTCGGTCAACGAGCAGGTGGTGCATGGTTTTCCTTCCGGGCGGCTGCTTGAGGAAGGGGATATTGTCAGTGTGGATATGGGCGTAGTCTTTGAAGGCTTTGTTGGCGATGCGGCACGCACCTTTCCTGTGGGCAAGGTGAGCGACGAAGCCAGAAAACTCATGCGGATTACCGAGGAAAGCCTCTATGTCGGCATTGAGCAGGCGCGGGCAGGCAATGATGTGTATAACATCGGCGCCGCCGTGCAGGATTATGTGGAAGCCGCAGGTTTTAACGTAGTGCGGCGTTTTGTGGGGCACGGCGTGGGCGCCAAGATGCACGAAAAGCCCGAGGTGCCCAACTTCAGGCCCGGCATGCGCGGGCTGACCCTGCAAAACGGCATGGTGATAGCCATTGAACCAATGGTCACCATGGGGACCTACGAGGTCGACATACTTGACGACCAGTGGACTGCGGTGACGCGCGACGGCCTTTGGGCCGCGCACTTCGAACACAGTGTTGCCATTACGCCGTCCGGGCCGCAAATCCTCAGCATCTCGGATCGTGGACTCAACCGGCACACCATCGAAGGTTGA
- the rplQ gene encoding 50S ribosomal protein L17 — protein MRHSNSGRKFSRTPAHRKAMLHNLAKALLIHGKIRTTEIKAKELRRVVEPLITLAKRNDLHARRQAYRVLNDHALVKRLFDEIGPVFAGVPGGYTRILKMAMPRKGDNAPMAIIELSRSSETAAAEAPKAAKAAPVKEAKPAAEEAPAKPKRTRKPKADEADAEAAKEEN, from the coding sequence ATGAGGCATAGCAATTCCGGCAGGAAATTCTCGCGTACCCCTGCGCACCGTAAGGCCATGTTGCACAATCTCGCCAAGGCGCTGCTGATCCACGGCAAAATCCGCACCACGGAAATCAAGGCCAAGGAGCTTCGCCGGGTTGTGGAGCCTCTGATTACCCTTGCCAAGCGCAACGACCTGCACGCTCGCCGTCAGGCCTACCGTGTGCTTAACGATCATGCCCTGGTCAAGCGTCTTTTTGACGAGATCGGCCCTGTCTTCGCCGGTGTACCCGGCGGCTACACCCGTATTCTCAAGATGGCCATGCCCCGCAAGGGCGATAACGCCCCCATGGCGATCATTGAACTGAGCCGCAGCAGTGAAACCGCTGCCGCCGAAGCCCCCAAAGCCGCCAAGGCCGCTCCCGTCAAGGAAGCCAAGCCCGCTGCTGAAGAAGCTCCGGCCAAACCCAAACGTACCCGCAAGCCCAAGGCTGACGAAGCTGACGCTGAAGCTGCCAAGGAAGAAAACTAA
- the rpsD gene encoding 30S ribosomal protein S4 — protein MAKYTEAKCRMCRREGCKLFLKGDRCFTDKCAYDRRPYAPGQHGRARKKVSEYAVQLREKQKTRRIYGILERQFHGYFVKADMQKGVTGTNLLVILERRLDNVVYRLGFANSRNQARQLVRHGVFTLNGRKVNIPSLQVRLGDTIEVPEKNRKIPVLAEAQEVIARRGCPAWLEADGAAFKGTVKAMPQRDDIQFPVNEQLIVELYSK, from the coding sequence ATGGCAAAATATACTGAAGCCAAGTGCCGCATGTGTCGTCGCGAGGGCTGCAAGCTCTTTTTGAAGGGCGACCGTTGCTTTACCGACAAATGCGCCTATGATCGCCGCCCCTATGCCCCCGGCCAGCATGGCCGCGCCCGCAAAAAGGTGAGCGAATACGCGGTGCAGTTGAGGGAGAAGCAGAAGACCCGCCGTATTTACGGCATTCTGGAGCGCCAGTTCCACGGCTACTTTGTTAAAGCCGACATGCAGAAGGGCGTTACCGGTACCAACCTGCTCGTCATTCTTGAACGCCGCCTGGACAACGTGGTTTACCGCCTTGGTTTCGCCAACTCGCGCAATCAGGCCCGCCAGCTCGTGCGTCACGGTGTTTTCACCCTCAACGGCCGCAAGGTGAACATTCCTTCCTTGCAGGTGCGTCTGGGCGATACCATCGAAGTGCCTGAAAAGAATCGTAAGATTCCCGTGCTCGCTGAAGCTCAGGAAGTTATCGCCCGCCGCGGCTGCCCCGCCTGGCTGGAAGCCGACGGCGCCGCTTTCAAGGGTACTGTCAAGGCAATGCCGCAGCGTGACGACATCCAGTTCCCCGTCAACGAGCAGCTTATCGTCGAACTTTACTCGAAATAA